A part of Terriglobales bacterium genomic DNA contains:
- a CDS encoding ATP-binding protein, translated as MRVKDIRRPLLRFVAAVSIVAAIAYVYWRIIHVNPTTVGFTFLLAVLLISATWGMRYAIFTALLATLAYNYFFLPPLFHFTIADPQNWVALLTFLATATIASQLSERARREALQSHQRRRELERLYMFSQQLLLSDNVFGLLNNVPGFVVASLGVSGAAIFLENKQKTYYSDIAVQSLISTEQLNAISKRGEPVLDRQHSTCFMPLRMGVRSIGSLGLLGCSLSRETLEAIGSLVAIAIERVSTMEKLTKAEASRESDRLRSLLLDSVTHEFRTPLTAIKASAETLLSEVELDKPQLKDLATVINEESDRLNRLIGEATEVAQLDAHQVELNFQPYQIREAVDSALQDSKHVLENHKVDVSIPDNLPPVRMDVRRIAEVLAQLLENAGKYSPPGTPVHITAELRDSQLVTSVADHGPGIDDIEQSMIFEKFYRGRNQRVSIQGTGMGLAIAKAIVELHGGTIGVTSQLGRGSVFYFSLPVAC; from the coding sequence ATGCGCGTGAAAGACATCCGGCGACCATTATTGCGTTTCGTTGCCGCGGTATCGATAGTTGCCGCAATCGCCTATGTCTATTGGAGGATAATTCATGTCAATCCCACGACCGTGGGATTCACTTTCTTGCTCGCCGTACTCTTAATTTCCGCTACCTGGGGAATGAGGTACGCGATTTTCACGGCTCTGCTTGCGACACTGGCCTACAACTATTTTTTCCTGCCACCATTGTTTCATTTCACTATCGCCGACCCACAAAACTGGGTAGCGCTCCTCACGTTCCTGGCGACCGCAACAATTGCCAGCCAATTATCCGAGCGAGCGCGTCGCGAAGCATTGCAATCGCATCAGCGCCGTCGCGAGCTGGAACGGCTTTACATGTTTAGCCAACAACTCCTGCTTAGCGATAACGTCTTTGGATTGCTGAACAACGTTCCCGGATTCGTGGTGGCGTCTCTCGGAGTAAGCGGCGCCGCTATCTTTCTGGAGAACAAGCAGAAGACTTACTACTCCGACATTGCGGTCCAGTCGCTCATTTCAACGGAACAGTTGAACGCCATCAGCAAGCGCGGGGAACCTGTGCTGGATCGGCAACATAGTACGTGTTTCATGCCGTTGCGGATGGGGGTGCGCTCGATTGGAAGCCTGGGGCTGCTCGGCTGCAGTTTGTCTCGCGAGACGCTGGAGGCAATCGGCAGCCTGGTGGCCATTGCCATAGAGCGCGTGTCAACCATGGAAAAGCTCACAAAAGCCGAGGCCTCGCGGGAAAGCGACCGGCTCCGTTCATTGCTGCTCGACTCCGTAACCCACGAATTCCGGACGCCGCTCACCGCAATCAAAGCGTCCGCGGAGACGCTTCTGTCTGAAGTCGAACTCGACAAGCCGCAGTTGAAAGACCTGGCCACGGTAATCAACGAGGAAAGCGATCGGCTCAATCGCCTGATCGGCGAGGCAACGGAAGTAGCACAATTGGACGCTCATCAGGTCGAGCTTAATTTCCAGCCATATCAGATTCGCGAAGCCGTGGATTCCGCGCTCCAGGACTCCAAGCACGTTCTGGAGAACCATAAGGTGGACGTCTCCATCCCCGATAATCTTCCCCCGGTGCGTATGGACGTGCGGCGTATTGCCGAAGTGCTTGCCCAGTTGCTGGAAAATGCAGGCAAATACTCGCCGCCGGGCACGCCTGTGCACATCACCGCCGAATTGCGCGACAGCCAACTGGTGACCAGCGTGGCCGACCACGGCCCTGGCATTGACGATATTGAACAGTCAATGATTTTTGAGAAGTTCTATCGTGGGCGAAACCAGAGAGTATCCATTCAGGGCACCGGTATGGGATTGGCGATCGCAAAAGCGATTGTCGAACTACACGGAGGCACAATCGGTGTGACTAGCCAGCTAGGCCGGGGATCGGTGTTTTATTTTTCGTTGCCAGTAGCGTGTTAA